From Onychostoma macrolepis isolate SWU-2019 chromosome 05, ASM1243209v1, whole genome shotgun sequence:
TTCAGTAATACTATTGCAGGATGTTTCTGAATAATGACACAATTTGACTCCTCAGTTTTACAAAGAGATTGGCTTTATTTCAGAACAAATCAATCAGTGTAAGATGTTAAGATTGGCGCAGAAAAAAATCTGTGACTTGACTTTTTACAGTAcctgtggggggaaaaaaagaaaaaaaattgaaagtgCTAACAAGACATAAAGCACAACATTTTCATTCGgtcaactaataaaaataaaacacagtgCAGTCTCACCAGCTGTACCAGTATCCCATGACAATGACTGAGCCAACAGCACTTATGGATCCAACAGTTACAAGAGCAGATATCTTCATCATGTAGGATGTTCCTACAGTGAGAAGAGAAatggtttatatttatattatatatatatatatttttttttttttcagttttcagtgaTAGATTTATGATCTTTACCTCTGGCTTTAGCCCAGATCACACAGGACTGTGTTCTAGACTACCAAagaaaacacagagagagaaattagAGAACCTATCAAAAAAGTATTCAATGCACTCATTTTACAGGTCTTTTAAAGTCATCTACCCACCTTTCCCCACTGACACACAGTGCGGAGGATGACATAATAGTCTTTTCCATTTTCCAGAGGTGCGTTGAAGTAGTCTTCATACAGCTGCTGATCCCCTATGGTGAAGTTGATTTCTGCGGCCAGACCGCTGAGTTGAATCTGGGCCGTGACGTAGCCTCTGTCACATCTCTGCTGCGCGAAGAACCGCGGACTTACAGACGAGCTGCAGTCAAACAGCATCACGCCCTCGACTGGTATCACAAACACCTGGTACATACTGAacacgcagacacacacacaaaaaaatcattcaCAGCAACTGAATGCAGAATTATCTACAAATAGTTGATATATTAGATATATGCAGCAGGGATCAAATGGCAGGGTTTTTAAACCTGCAGTTTTATTTGCAATTTTTGTCTATTTAGAGAATTtaagaaataattcaaatatttaaagggaagtccacccaaaaatgaaaaaaaaaaaaaaaaaaggtttggtCATTCTTTACTTTCCTTCAAGTtcttccaaatctgtatgatttcttctgtggaacatattattatatagacaaaaaaaatacaatggacgTCAATGGGGACCGAAACAGTTTGATTCTTCAAGATATCTTCTTTAAtcataacagaattttcatttttgggtggactatccttttaatatattgatattttattattatatcaatatttgaatatttaattcagCAAATTTCTGACATTGATCATCCAAACTCCTTTGTACAAAAGTTCAGATCTGAAGTTCATGATGTTTTGTTCATGTCAGCTCAAGTGCTGCTGTCATAAAAGCAAAGGAGACACAAcaaaagacataaaaaaaaaaaaaagttatgctgATAGtataattgaaatgaaaacatttgtattaaattagaaaagaaTGCAAAATAGAAGCATTTTCAGTCTTTTCTCACAGTAAATTATGTACTCAGATGGCATTAACTAAATGTCCTTACCATATTGAGTCGAGTGTGTTGGTGGATCTCCGTAATTTTAGAGCAGGCGATGAAGCCTCTACCTCACTATATTTGATTTCTGGGGTGGGGGGAACTAAAAGAGAACAATAAATACAGTGTACAAGTCATTATACAAGTACACAGTATGaatagttttattgttttggaaATCAGTACGCACCATGCAAAGCACTCATAAACCCAACTGTTTTAATGCAAGTGTTTGGGTCTCAACATGAAATCAGAATTTTACTTTAttaacatttctcagtttaattttaacttgacgtattaaaataactgagataaaatatagacatgttaaaaaataataaaaaaatgatgaaataaaacaactaaaataaaaacagaaaatataaaaatgaacacTGATAGGCATTTCAATAGGCAGGTCTTGTAGGTATGCAACCTTTCTAAAAGGTAATTTAATGGCAGTTAATGTGATACATAAGTTACATATAAGCAACAACAATATAGACTGAAACAAAGCATTATACCTTGATAAACTTGACCTACACTCAATATTTTTCACAGATTTTCCTGTTTCGATCAGAAATGTTACATTACACAAGTAAAAATGAATTGTAAATACTGACTTTTTTGGCATAAGGATGAAAGCAGCTTTTGTTTTGTACCTGGTATGCTAGTGTTTGCTGTAACTGTAGACGTGGCTCGAGTGGACTCGGCTGTAATGGTTATGGTGTAGTTTGTGGCAGGCAAGAGATTCAAACAGAGAACAGGCCACAGGGCAGAGGAGCTGAATATCTTTTTCCTCCTGTCACTGAACAGCTGCTCAAAGTCTCGCAATCCAACGAATGTCACCTGTGATGAGATACATAACCTCATTTATGATAAAAGAAGACAACTTGGGCAAAGAAATGGCTGGATTTcattaataaatgaacactCACTGTGTATTTCTCCCTATAACCCTCATTCTCCGCATTCCAGCGCAGGCATCTTTCATTAATCACCACCAGATCGTTAATTGTCAGTTTCAACTCTGTAACACACAAAATCAGATACAAATTGGACCAGACTTTATGCTGGCAGACACACTTCTGAGACTGTGGTTCAGTATCCCACTGTGCTGAACAGTGAGGATGTGTACCTTTGCAATGCAGGGTAGCGATCTGCCACTTTCCTGTGATGTCACATATTGAAATGTCACTTCCTGTGTGTCTGTAGTGCCCTTTAACACAGCGGTGGATCACTGCAGTGCTGTTGTCCCATGCTACCTCTGCGTGAGGCACCTCTGGCACAGGGCCACAATGTGCTatagacagaaaaacacagaatgacAGATGGTTCTGAAATTTGTGGATCTAAATATAGAacatttgttacaaaatataaGGACTTGAATTTGTTCTGATATTCTAATTGTAATTCATTTTCACACTATTTTGCTGCTGCAGGGTTATTTCTGACAGTCGGTTTATCCATCAGCATATACCTTATCATCTTTACCAAAAAAAACCTACTGCTCATTTTCaccattattataaaaaaatgttgatttaaaagTTCATGTAGCACACATTGTCCCCATATCATGagatgtataaatataaaacagtaaaacatttgattaaaaatccagaaaatccagtaatattgtgaaatattattacatttttgttatttacatttttcggaatatattttaaattactccagtcttcagtgtcacattatccttcagacatcattctaatatgctgatttgctgtttaagaaacatttctcgttattatcattatgttgaaaacagttgtgttgctttttagagggtttttattttttattttttttggattctttgaagaatactaaagaacagcatttattctaAATAGAACATTTTTGCAACCTTATCAATGTCTTTTGTGtcaatttttatcaatttaatgcatccatgctgaataaaagtattaattcctttaaaaaaaaagtatttaaaacaatcttactgacctcagaCTTTTGAATATAGAGTACATCATTATAGCAGGAGTTCAGTTTACCTTTACATGTTACAGACACTTTTTCCCATGTTCCATCTGATGTACATGTTGTCATGTTTTTGTCACTCTCCTGTTTGAGTCCATATTTACATTTGTACTGAACCACACTGCCCAGTGTAGATGCTTTGTTCCAGTGTATATCTGTTAGTGGGAATTCTGGGGGAGGCCCACAGTTTATCTCTGTTCAATGGGACCAGTGTAAAGTGTTAGAAATAAAAAGACTACTGCAAAAATGCTGCATACTCTTTATTTCCAACTGAAACTATGTATGATGGCCTTAAAGTGTAAAACAGCTTGCGTtcatgagagaaaaaaagtcatatacgTTTTGAATGACACaaaggtaagtaaatgatgacagaatgttgtCAGTACCTTCACATCTCATGTTAACTTTGCTCCACTTTGCGTCTGAGTTACACAGTGACACATTTCCTTCACCCACAGTGCGGTATCCAGCTTCACACACATAGAGGGCCACAGAGCCCAGACTGGAGCTGTTATTCCATAACACAACTGAGTGAGGTAGTGAGACGGGGACGCCACAGTCTActtctaaacaaacacacatacagacacactGTACATGTGCATACATATTATCAGCTTAAGCACTGAAATACCACATGGGTCATTCTCAGGAAACATTCAGTCTACGTTAGAGTAATTAgaccaaaaattttaatatgctgaaaatgtactcacatACTCAGTTtgcttcttcatcagaacagatttggagaaatgtagcattccatcagcaggatcctctgcagtgaatgggtgccgtcagaatgagggtccaaacagctgataaaaacatcacaataatccacaccactccagtccatcaattaaggTCTTGTCAAGCGAAAAACTATgtgtttgtaattaaaaaaagaataatcaTTACTTTCATAATCCATAATTTTGCAGTcaccagtgaaaaagtcatctcatctgaatcaagagagaaatatgcacagatagAGGACTTCTTACcacaacaatccaaaacaaatacattagtggattttgatgtgagtgGACAACAGGGGATAGactttttcactgcaggaaACGTTATGGATTAAACCAGAAAGTGATGGTTTAAAGCtaacatcttaatgatgaacttatttatttcaaacatgcagcttttgacCTCACTAGACATTAAATGATGGACTAGAGTCATGTGtgagatgtttttatcagctgtttggactctgacggcacccattcactgcagaggatccattggtgagcaagtgatgtaatgctacatttctcacATATCTAAAATCAcacgtcaaaaaaaaaaaaaaaaaagcttaaaaatatACCTTGACACAGAAAATCAGGAAGACTCCAGATTCCCTCTGAATCGCAAACTGACGTATCTCCTTCC
This genomic window contains:
- the susd1 gene encoding sushi domain-containing protein 1 isoform X1 translates to MTVVQAALCFLMIQSIFKDIRVRADTVDVCASCHQNATCDDKTDGSGGKVCNCMYGFVGNGRTYCQDKDECQLGKICGDHTKCHNTYGSYYCTCLAGYSPSNHMNTFIPNDGTYCHDIDECGVQGVCGEGGLCHNTEGDFTCSCQTGYTVQDGSEPFNTNRDAAYCKVIDCGSPPSVLHAEQLSATITHYNSELQYGCREGFQWKRGQNSSVCGLDGKWHGPSLVCEEVDCGEPHVFPQSKMVWNNISRMGSLALYVCEPHFYNRGRENVSVCTARGTWSRPDFQCEEIQCGSPPVLPHSVLFWNGVSKIGSVALYDCDVGYRSLDTGNMSVCESDGQWSNPDYSCEEIVCGEPPILPLTVHIWNGRVTFNSTVTYHCKHGYYAKQGLNISVCAGNGYWTKPTLLCEEVNCGVPPSLPLSVMIWRGDTKVGSSVSYKCIEGFHNVREGDTSVCDSEGIWSLPDFLCQEVDCGVPVSLPHSVVLWNNSSSLGSVALYVCEAGYRTVGEGNVSLCNSDAKWSKVNMRCEEINCGPPPEFPLTDIHWNKASTLGSVVQYKCKYGLKQESDKNMTTCTSDGTWEKVSVTCKAHCGPVPEVPHAEVAWDNSTAVIHRCVKGHYRHTGSDISICDITGKWQIATLHCKELKLTINDLVVINERCLRWNAENEGYREKYTVTFVGLRDFEQLFSDRRKKIFSSSALWPVLCLNLLPATNYTITITAESTRATSTVTANTSIPVPPTPEIKYSEVEASSPALKLRRSTNTLDSICMYQVFVIPVEGVMLFDCSSSVSPRFFAQQRCDRGYVTAQIQLSGLAAEINFTIGDQQLYEDYFNAPLENGKDYYVILRTVCQWGKSRTQSCVIWAKARGTSYMMKISALVTVGSISAVGSVIVMGYWYSWYCKKSSHRFFSAPILTSYTD